Proteins encoded together in one Pantoea sp. CCBC3-3-1 window:
- the malQ gene encoding 4-alpha-glucanotransferase, translated as MEENVLEQAATEAGIASGFINAHGKPQPISAETRRELLKAMGWSVERRQTARPVPTVKVFISGGRFALPVEGEGEYHWHFCQEQGATRHGRVNGNMTLALPENLPMGYHLLTLTRAGQSWECRIVVAPKRCYEPDALLAGKKLWGVCVQLYTLRSAHNWGIGDFGDLSLLVENIAARGGAFVGLNPIHALCPGDPEAASPYSPSSRRWLNIIYIDVSAVTDFRLSAAAQRWWLSAETQQAVRAARETDEVDYTQVMALKLAALRLAWPQFLGRHPQDAERQAFSHFIAQGGESLWLQAACDALYAHFLQESGQAQGWSQWPEAYRDARGPAVKAFCEQHALEVEFYLWLQWLAEAQLARCYQLSRQMPIGLYRDLAVGVVASGAETWSDGELYCLKASVGAPPDILGPNGQDWDLRPMDPRTLVDRACQPFIELLRSNMIHCGALRIDHVMALLRLWWIPEGETADKGAYVHYPVDDLLAILALESQRHRCMVIGEDLGTVPLEIVSKLREAGIYSWKVLWFERDAQNSFRAPQSWPLQAMATLTTHDLPTLRGYWQSDDLALGEKLGLYPDKGVLQALYADRASARQSLLDSLHQYGCIPATSERKAELTSLTPAIRLGLQRYVADSASALLGLQPEDWLDMPTPVNVPGTSSEYPNWRRKLTSTLEAMFADPEVNALISDVNHRRRKVSVN; from the coding sequence ATGGAAGAGAACGTACTGGAGCAGGCCGCCACCGAGGCGGGCATCGCTTCCGGTTTTATTAACGCTCACGGCAAGCCGCAGCCGATCTCCGCAGAAACCCGGCGCGAGCTGTTAAAAGCGATGGGCTGGAGCGTTGAACGCCGACAGACGGCAAGGCCAGTGCCGACGGTAAAAGTGTTTATCAGCGGCGGACGCTTTGCGTTGCCGGTCGAGGGAGAAGGCGAGTATCACTGGCATTTTTGCCAGGAGCAGGGTGCAACGCGACACGGCAGAGTCAACGGCAACATGACGCTGGCACTGCCGGAAAACCTGCCGATGGGCTATCACCTTCTGACGCTGACCCGCGCCGGGCAAAGCTGGGAATGCCGGATCGTTGTGGCACCAAAACGCTGTTACGAACCGGACGCTTTGCTGGCGGGTAAAAAACTCTGGGGCGTCTGTGTTCAGCTTTATACGCTGCGCTCGGCGCATAACTGGGGCATCGGCGACTTCGGTGACCTGTCCTTGCTGGTGGAGAATATTGCCGCCCGGGGCGGTGCCTTTGTCGGCCTTAACCCTATCCATGCGCTCTGTCCGGGTGACCCTGAAGCAGCCAGCCCGTACAGTCCTTCATCCCGCCGCTGGCTGAACATCATTTATATTGATGTCAGCGCGGTGACAGACTTTCGCTTAAGCGCAGCCGCACAGCGTTGGTGGCTTTCTGCTGAGACGCAGCAGGCCGTTCGGGCGGCGCGGGAAACTGACGAGGTCGATTATACCCAGGTGATGGCGTTGAAGCTGGCAGCGCTAAGGCTGGCGTGGCCGCAATTTCTTGGCCGTCACCCGCAGGATGCGGAACGACAGGCATTTTCCCACTTTATTGCACAGGGAGGCGAAAGCCTCTGGTTACAGGCCGCCTGTGACGCGCTGTACGCGCATTTTCTTCAGGAAAGCGGCCAGGCGCAGGGATGGAGCCAGTGGCCGGAAGCGTATCGCGACGCGCGTGGTCCGGCGGTCAAAGCCTTTTGTGAACAGCACGCGCTGGAGGTGGAGTTTTATCTCTGGCTGCAATGGCTGGCCGAAGCGCAGCTTGCACGCTGTTATCAGCTGAGCCGTCAGATGCCGATAGGTTTGTATCGCGATTTGGCCGTCGGCGTGGTGGCCTCGGGCGCTGAAACCTGGAGCGACGGCGAGCTTTACTGCCTGAAGGCGTCGGTGGGCGCCCCGCCGGATATCCTCGGGCCAAACGGGCAGGACTGGGATTTGCGGCCAATGGACCCCCGCACCCTGGTTGACCGTGCCTGTCAGCCTTTTATTGAGCTGTTGCGATCGAACATGATCCACTGTGGCGCTTTGCGGATCGATCATGTGATGGCGCTGCTGCGCCTGTGGTGGATCCCGGAGGGAGAGACGGCGGATAAAGGCGCTTACGTCCACTATCCGGTTGACGATTTATTGGCGATTCTGGCGCTGGAAAGCCAGCGGCATCGCTGCATGGTCATCGGCGAAGATTTGGGGACCGTGCCGCTGGAAATTGTCAGCAAGCTGCGCGAAGCCGGCATCTACTCCTGGAAAGTGCTCTGGTTTGAGCGCGATGCGCAGAACAGCTTTCGTGCTCCACAATCCTGGCCGCTTCAGGCGATGGCCACGCTGACCACGCATGATTTGCCGACGCTGCGCGGCTACTGGCAAAGCGACGATCTGGCGCTGGGAGAGAAGCTGGGTTTGTATCCTGATAAAGGGGTTTTACAGGCGCTTTATGCCGATCGGGCCAGCGCGCGTCAAAGCCTGCTCGACAGTTTGCATCAGTACGGCTGCATTCCTGCAACAAGTGAAAGGAAGGCGGAACTCACCTCGCTGACGCCCGCGATCCGTCTTGGTCTGCAACGCTATGTCGCCGACAGCGCCAGCGCGCTGCTCGGCTTGCAGCCCGAGGACTGGCTGGATATGCCAACGCCGGTTAACGTTCCCGGCACCAGCAGCGAGTACCCAAACTGGCGGCGTAAACTGACTTCGACGCTGGAAGCGATGTTTGCCGACCCTGAAGTGAACGCGTTAATCAGCGATGTGAACCACCGACGCCGTAAGGTATCGGTGAATTAG
- the malG gene encoding maltose ABC transporter permease MalG — MAMVKPKSQRIRLLITHLFLLGFIALILFPLLMVFAISLRPGNFATGSLIPETLSWDHWKLALGIAITNDDGSITPPPFPVMLWLWNSVKIAVITAVGIVALSTTCAYAFARIKFRGKSTLLKGMLIFQMFPAVLSLVALYALFDRLGLYLPFLGLNTHGGVIFAYMGGIALHVWTIKGYFESIDNSLEEAAALDGATPWQAFRLVLLPLSVPILAVVFILSFIAAITEVPVASLLLRDVNSYTLAVGMQQYLNPQNYLWGDFAAAAILSAIPVTAVFLLAQRWLVGGLTAGGVKG, encoded by the coding sequence ATGGCGATGGTAAAACCGAAGTCACAGCGCATCAGACTGTTGATAACGCACCTTTTTCTGCTGGGCTTTATCGCCCTGATCCTGTTTCCGCTGCTGATGGTTTTTGCCATTTCGCTGCGGCCCGGTAATTTTGCCACCGGCAGCCTGATCCCGGAAACCCTCTCATGGGATCACTGGAAACTGGCGCTGGGTATCGCTATTACCAATGATGACGGCAGCATTACCCCGCCGCCGTTTCCGGTGATGCTCTGGCTGTGGAATTCGGTGAAGATTGCGGTGATAACCGCCGTCGGTATCGTGGCGCTTTCCACCACCTGCGCCTACGCCTTTGCACGCATAAAGTTTCGCGGTAAAAGTACGCTGCTGAAAGGCATGCTGATTTTTCAGATGTTCCCTGCCGTGCTGTCGCTGGTGGCGCTTTATGCCCTGTTTGACCGCCTTGGCCTCTATCTGCCTTTCCTTGGACTGAATACCCACGGCGGCGTGATTTTTGCCTATATGGGCGGTATTGCCCTGCATGTCTGGACCATTAAAGGCTATTTTGAATCCATTGATAATTCGCTGGAAGAGGCGGCGGCGCTGGATGGCGCAACGCCGTGGCAGGCGTTCCGGCTGGTGCTGCTACCGCTCTCGGTGCCGATTCTGGCAGTGGTGTTTATTTTGTCGTTTATCGCTGCCATTACTGAAGTGCCGGTGGCTTCGCTGCTGCTGCGCGATGTTAACAGCTATACGCTGGCGGTCGGCATGCAGCAGTACCTCAACCCGCAAAACTATTTATGGGGCGATTTCGCCGCTGCCGCTATTCTCTCCGCCATTCCTGTGACGGCCGTGTTTTTGCTTGCACAACGCTGGCTGGTGGGAGGGTTAACCGCCGGGGGCGTGAAGGGGTAA
- the malF gene encoding maltose ABC transporter permease MalF codes for MPLAHPRRSDRRSLLRRAPGGAVITLFALLAGYLIVLMYARGEYLFAMLTLVLSGLGLFIYGNRRAYTWRYIYPGLAGMALFVLFPLVCTIVIAFTNYSSLHQMTFERAQSVLLERQFRADKAWNFALWPTGEKWRLTLISPENGDVLVSPPFAFTPDAPQTLTMTKQAAPTGEKAGLRIVTQNRQALGQLAAQLPDGTLLRMSSLRQFSGTQPLYQLGKDGKQLTNIQNGKVYQPDMRTGFYQSADAEVLSPGFTVGIGWKNFLRVFQDEGIQKPFLSIFVWTVIFSLLTVVLTTAVGMVLACVVQWDALKGKAVYRMLLILPYAVPAFISILIFKGLFNQSFGEINLLLGSLFGIKPAWFSDPLTAKTMLIIVNTWLGYPYMMILCMGLLKAIPDDLYEASAMDGATPIQNFFLITLPLLIKPLTPLMIASFAFNFNNFVLIQLLTNGGPDRIGTTTPAGHTDLLVSYTWRIAFEGGGGQDFGLAAAIATLIFLLVGALAIINLKVSRMKFD; via the coding sequence ATGCCTCTGGCTCACCCTCGCCGTTCTGACAGAAGATCGCTGCTACGCCGCGCGCCCGGCGGCGCTGTCATCACTCTTTTTGCCCTGCTGGCCGGCTACTTAATCGTGCTGATGTACGCGCGGGGAGAATACCTTTTCGCCATGCTCACGCTGGTACTTTCCGGCCTGGGTCTGTTTATCTATGGCAATCGCCGCGCCTATACCTGGCGCTATATCTATCCGGGCCTGGCCGGTATGGCGCTGTTTGTGCTGTTCCCGCTGGTTTGCACTATTGTCATCGCGTTTACCAACTACAGCAGTCTGCATCAAATGACCTTCGAACGGGCACAAAGCGTCCTGCTGGAAAGGCAGTTTCGTGCGGATAAAGCCTGGAATTTTGCGCTCTGGCCGACAGGTGAAAAATGGCGGCTGACGCTAATCTCGCCTGAAAACGGCGACGTACTGGTCTCGCCACCTTTCGCCTTTACGCCTGATGCGCCGCAAACGCTGACCATGACAAAACAGGCCGCGCCGACGGGTGAAAAAGCGGGACTGCGGATCGTGACGCAAAATCGTCAGGCGCTGGGCCAGCTGGCTGCACAGCTGCCTGATGGCACGCTGCTGCGAATGAGCTCGCTGCGGCAGTTTTCCGGCACCCAGCCGCTTTATCAGCTGGGAAAGGATGGCAAACAGCTGACCAATATCCAGAACGGGAAAGTTTATCAGCCTGATATGCGCACCGGCTTTTATCAGTCGGCGGATGCGGAAGTGCTCAGTCCCGGCTTTACCGTCGGCATTGGCTGGAAAAACTTTCTGCGCGTCTTTCAGGATGAGGGGATCCAGAAACCGTTCCTGTCGATTTTTGTCTGGACGGTGATTTTTTCTCTACTGACGGTGGTACTTACGACTGCGGTCGGGATGGTACTGGCGTGCGTAGTGCAGTGGGATGCGCTGAAAGGCAAAGCGGTTTACCGCATGCTGCTGATCCTGCCCTACGCCGTCCCTGCTTTTATCTCAATACTGATTTTCAAAGGCTTATTTAACCAGAGCTTTGGCGAAATCAACCTTCTCCTCGGCAGCCTGTTCGGCATCAAGCCCGCCTGGTTTAGCGATCCGCTGACCGCGAAAACCATGCTGATTATCGTCAACACCTGGCTGGGCTACCCCTATATGATGATTTTGTGTATGGGGCTGTTAAAAGCCATTCCCGACGATCTTTATGAGGCGTCGGCAATGGACGGCGCAACGCCCATACAAAACTTTTTCCTGATCACGCTGCCGCTGCTGATCAAGCCGCTTACGCCGCTGATGATTGCCAGCTTTGCCTTTAACTTTAATAACTTTGTGCTGATCCAGCTGCTCACCAACGGCGGCCCCGATCGAATCGGCACCACGACGCCTGCGGGCCATACCGATTTACTGGTCAGCTACACCTGGCGCATCGCCTTTGAAGGCGGCGGCGGACAGGATTTTGGTCTGGCTGCCGCTATCGCCACGCTGATTTTCCTGCTGGTCGGCGCGCTGGCGATAATCAACCTGAAAGTATCCCGCATGAAATTTGATTGA